Below is a genomic region from Medicago truncatula cultivar Jemalong A17 chromosome 3, MtrunA17r5.0-ANR, whole genome shotgun sequence.
AGTCAACATGCATGATTAGTAATAACATATCCATCATTGATTGAGATAATCCCAAGTCAAAGGCATAAAGACATGATCTGCCTCAGACTCTATGATGTCCAATTGCTCTTTCAAAAGATGCATGTAAACAACCCAATCACCATTCCTTAGAGGGCTTGGCATTGGCATCACATAACCAGCTTCACCTCCCCAAGGAAAATGGTAGGATGCAAACACAACTTTTCCCCATCCAAAATCCACCTTGTCTTCCGGAAATCTTTGCCCGGAAGATACCACAAAAGCCGGCCCTTCATTGGTGCCACCACTATAAATCTTCGCCAATCCAGGAACAGGTCGATGTGCTTCCACCCAATCAATGAGCCCTAGGAAATGTTCCTCAGTTGTTGCTACTGACACAAACTCGCGAACCTCGTCAACCACCCACCCTAATGGCTTATCGACCAACTCCTCCACTGATTTCCCGCCAAATGGGATAGAAAGAACATTACCAAAATAGTGTGTCATCAATGCTTCTCCCCGGTCCTCATCGCTACTATTGTTGGCAATTCTCCTTCTTCCATCAACCACTATGCCCATTTTGGCAATGACCATTTTACTACCGTCCCTTGTGACTGCTTTAGCAACCAACTTCCACAAGTAGGCGGAAAAAGACTCAAGCTTCGAAGGCTTAGTGGTGCCATTTTTAGCCGAAGCACCGAGTGATTGCAAGCGGTGGAGCTCCTCTGCGGTGACGTAGTATATTCGGCTAAGTAACGGCTTTGTAGCAGTGGCCGAAGGAGGAGGGAGTTTGGAAATGGGAATGTACATATCGTCAAGGGAAGGGTGGATGAAACTTGGATGACGAGGGCTGAGGAGGGAGCGACGAAAACATGGTTTATTAGTGATTGTTATTGTTGTGGGCTTGATGGGCTTTACTGGGTGGGCCATCTCGGCCCATGATACTAGGAACATGTTTGTTGAATATGCATCTGCTATGCGATGATCAAATGTGCATGCCACTACTATCCCACCACACTTTAATGAAGTTGCCTGCATAGAAAATAAAGTcaattaaaacattaaatttcaGTTACTATACTTCCAATAATACACAAAATGGTTTTactttgcaagattttaaaacaaaattttgaaaataatcagacataatataaaaaattgactaccataaaataataaatatttgaatagttCTGCTTCATTTGGCTTTCTTGGGTGGCAAAATTGATCATTATTCCGTATCCAATCCATTCTTATttagagaaaaaagaaataatggATCGAATTCAGTTCATCCATTCATTTTATAATCGATTGGATCATCTTAAATATGAGTTTagatccttttattttttatcctcttcatttttttcattaccGTATGAGAATACAAATGCAATAATGTGACATTTGACATGTCCAATTATTAAATATACACTTTAAAACTCTTTTAAACTTTTCACGTATTTAAGAGAATGTAATTGTTATTCCAAAAGAATTGCTCAAGAaatttattgaagaaaattataacttatagttttagtttttgattctGTGTTGTGGTTGTGTCGTGTCATCTGTGGCTGACTGTAATTCCACTCGAGCGTCGTCGTGTAGTCAATGACCAATTGTAATTCCACCCACCTATATGTGGCCGATTTAATTCTACATGTTTGTCATCGCGTAATCTGTGATTGATTGTAATTCCACCCACATGTTTGTAACCAACGTTAATTCTACCCGTGCATCGCACAGGCAACACACTAGTTAAATATACACTTTAAAACTCTTTAAAACTTAAGAAAGAGGTGGCATTTAAATGTAACTCGGATGGTAAGCTCTATGAACATTAATGATATGCATGGATCGAGATTCGAACCTCGAATTCTCCACACTTAAAATGTGTGAGTCTAACTATTAGActtcttaactaaaaaaatgaagagataaagtaaagagagaaaatgacaGGCATCATAACTCCTCAAATAGGGGTTCAGGTTGGATCAATTTTGGCTAACTCCATTATCCAACCCAATCAAATTTCAATGACGTCGAGTAAAAAATAATcgtatctttaaaaaaaattgctctttaCACATTGGTTTTTGCTTATTGAAACCTCAAAATACACAAATACCcccaacgacagttaactgtcgctATGTtgcaaaaattaaatgaaaataaaaaaaccaacgGCACTTGAGAACCGTTGTAGCCTATCTCACAAAACCAACATGATAAATGTGCACTTAAGTGCTTATCAATGGCCTATATCACAGTTATATCCCTTTCAAATGTCCAATACCATTCCTTTTTTGCCTTTTGCATCTACCATCCCCTTGTCGGTTAACAAGGTGCATTGTAGACCACTATTCAAGTAGTGACTATTCCATCATTCTTATATGAGCTTAAGGTGGGTCATTTAAATGGATTTACGTGCCTTGTATCCAATACACGGTGGAATAATCtcaagaaaattgctcttcttaCAACATTTTTTGTTCATTCCAAACAACAAATActtctgcgtgagttaacttacgctgAGAATACTCATGTATAAGTTAATTCTCGCTAAGCTATTTTGTTGGGAATGAGTAAAAAATATTGTGAGAATAGTAGGGGTACCCTAATCTCAATTTCACTACATAGTACACTTGATTGTTGGATTTTACATGTCTTTTACCCATGGTTGTAACCTGTATGATGGATGTCACAACACGCTTGCATGTTGGTTTTAAGAGATAGGCTACAATGGCACTTAAGTGTTGTTGGGtgttttttttccaatttttgaaAGGTAATGCCAGTTAACTATTATTGGTAGCAGCAGTTAACTACAGTATAGGATATTAGTATATTTTTAAGGTGCaaatgagcaaaaattaaagtgaaaagAGCAATTTCTATCTTTTAAACCATAAAGAATCAACCCAATTTGACGATTAAAGTGTTGTTTTGGGTTAGATCATTGGTAGTAAATTGAAATCCCGAATATAATTAAAtcccactattttttttttttgaactaaattctgtcatttaaaattttaacttttgtCGTAAATTGAAACATTTTTGTATCAACGTATAAgagttttaaattatattaaaacaatttaaattttttgaacgGCTTTTGAGTTAGAGAGTTCacatatttgaaattataactTTTACCCGTATCAAACCATTTCAACTTTGAATGAATTGGATCTAATCTTAAAATAGTTTGGATAAAGTATGGGTTGCCCTAATTTAGGTCATCGGTTGAATGTTTCACCTAACTCCTGAACATCACTCCTAACCTCAAGTAAACTTAtaacatttgttaaaaaaaattaatcaataaaataaattaaataatagttttttattcataatattagataaaggattttttttatatgcagATAAgggatttaaaaataatatatgtaatgttttattattagttgatattaatcatattttactAAAGTAATTATAACCTAATTTGgatcatccttcaaaaaaaaaaaaaaaaactaatttggaTCATCAGGTTGAATGTGTCACCCAACTCCTGATCACCACTCCTCacctcaaataaaattataacattcgttaaaaaatattaatcaataaaataCACTAAATAATAGATTTTTATTTAGAACGTGAGATAAAGGATTTTGCATAAGCAAATAaaggatttaaaaaataatacatgtaatgtttttttattagttgatattaatcatattttactgaaataattataaatttgattCCTAATAGAATAATATTTGATCAAGTTTTGCTTACCTTTCAATAGAACTCTCGATGACAAAAGTTTTGTTCCTCTAGGAATCAGAGGTTAACACACaacaaaaaagtaaatcaaTGTACTAGGGTGGAAGTTGTGGTGCTGGTTGACGACAGAGCTTGTAAAATTTTACAAGGGTATTTGTTGACGGCGGTCAAGGGACTTggataatgaatgaatttgattttatttttgagcttttgaaaatttaaaatgaattaatGAATTGTTTAAATCCATCTAttacagataaaaaaaaaattatttatatatttcacttttacttcttaaaaaaagaaactattaCTGTCCGAATAAAACATATTCAATCCATCCATTTTGTCACCCCATAGTTTTATACCTGGATTGCGAGCACGCCATGCTTCTTCTTAGGAACAAACTTTCCTTCAACAGATTCATCAGGGTTATAAAAATTGAGGCATTGAAGTTCAACATCAGCAacagcttcaacaaaatcaacacCACGATTATTACAAAGAAGCTCAGGTTCACCCACAGAATTGGACACAACTTCACCTGCAAAGGCATAGTATGAGACCAAAACCTTAGCCAATGCCTTCTTGAGAGACACAACCATAGATTCAAAGGTTAATATCATGGGATTCTTGTAACAAAAGAACACACCAACATCCACTGCAGGTAGAAGTAAATCAAGGTTAGAGAGTGGTAGCCAATGTTCTTGTATTGGTAACACTGCTGCCACTACCTCTTCATTTGTCACACTCACAATGAAATTATCTCCATTTCCAATACCCATATTCTTAGATATAATTAAGTAAGGATATTGATGGGTGTTGTTAAATTGATTGTAGTTTGGCAAAGTGGTTGtgttgtgtatatatatatatatagaaagggAGAGTGATGAAGTGGTTAGATTTTGGTCAATGTTGGTTCATCTAGTGTTGGTAGTTTCAAAACAACATCGTACATATGACAGCAAATCATCCAAACTTatttccaataatttttttttagaatgtcCATATTTTTTGGGTGGTGGCccgggttcgaatcccgaaccttgcatatattatgcattgtcaatatcaactgagctaattTCACGAGGACTTTAAGATGTCCATATTTTAGTTGGTATAAGGCcccttaattgaaaaaaaaaaaatagaatatacctattttaataacaaaagatataaaatattttacttttttctatAGATTTCATCCGTAATTTTATTCGATGTGTGTCagacattaaaaataaatatttttttccagcCGAAAATTGAATATTGACTACTTATAATTGTACTTTTTTTAAGTATTCTAATTGCTAGAAATTCACtctttaaagtgaataagtagATATCAGAAATTTGAATGTGCGTAATATCTCTACCAATTAAATTAGGTTCGGAAAGATGATTTTTAATTGTGGttaatattcaacaaaaaaacatcttgattaaaattattttaaaaaaataaggaaatgtTAACCAATACTCAGGAAACACTTCGTAAGACctttaaataaagaaatattattttagaatccTTGTAGAGAAGTGTTCTAATGACACTCGTTAACAacatcaaaaaatatattataaccATATGTCACTCTGATTAAAATCGTGGTTCAACTCCCgggaaaacaaaatcaatacaaatgAGAAGTAGCACTAAGGGAGTATGACTTTCCCAccgaatttcatttttataataatttagtaagaaaaaaatattataatcaattaatttgattaaaaaattgtgaatactcttcctcttttttataaaaaaatgtgaatactCTTATACCCTTTAAATACGTCGGTTATATAAGTGTGTTAAATAATTATTCTAATGAGAGAATGTTTGGTGATAATCATATGATCACTTAACTTTCCGAATATATTAAAACtttagaaaggaaaaataagTATCTGCGTAATTCAGATAGGTCTTGATTTTTGTAGTTTAAAAAATCATGTCTACATTATTTGTGAGAGTGCTTGTTTGGAAGCAGTTGACTTGATTATTGATGGTCGTGATCATACGTTGCATACTTATGCTACTGACATCCTTCATATTAGAGATGTTTTACATGAAAACGGTAATACAACATTGGTGCATGTTCTTagggaacaaaatatgtttgcatattttatagTTTAGGAAGGATCACATGCAAGGTGCTCTGCTTACTGGAACTGTCCTCCATCTAGCATGGACTCTCTCATTCTGATAGATAAGCTTGGATCTTGGTtattcttctccctcttttttttttttttgcctcaTTACTTTgtaacactaccaaaaaaaaatactcaaaaagTCAATATGAAGTATTGTTGAGTTCATTCCATCTAGATCTAGCAAAAATCCTACTCACTAATAAGTTGTTTGCTCAATAAACTCAATACTGAATGGTCCAATTCCTTAAGTCAATTTATTTGGACCAAGTTTATTGGGAAGGAGGCAATATATGCCGGCAAAAAGGTCTTGACATTTtacaatgttatttttttaggcttTATAGAACCTTTGGCTCTTGACCAAAGAAGGTTATTTGGTTCATCTGAAATggtaaacaattttttagaaaaatgtcaATGTTCTTGTTTCTCTGTCGACCTTTTACCTCCCTCCCGTAAAAAAGACCTTTTTTGTTTGGACCGTAAAAAGATTCTTAATAAAGATGTATTTTTTATTCGTTCAATACTTCAAAAAAATGGATTAAATTTTAAGTATGATTTAAATATAGTACCcttttgagttttttatttatctctttgGCTTAATTGTTCTTTTCGTCCCTTAAGTTAttatttggtatcgctttggtcccttcagtaaaaacaaaattgtttgggtactttatctttatctccgtTACATGTTTTAGTCTCTTccgttaattttaatataaaaaaacgtTAACTGCTATCCACGTGTCATTTTGACATCGGCTgaaaaacttaatttatttttttcatcttcttcccccattttctgaaaaataagaacaacaccaacaacactttcttgaaaaagaaaaagaaaaaaataacaacaacaacaacaagaacaaacaataacaacaagcagcaacaacaacaatgaaaaaaaaacaaatctacaaacaaaatcaaatcatcttcaacaccttcattcatattcaaacataaaatataaaacatttaaaaactcaaattcatcatctcaaaaacaccaacaacactcAATCTACCtcagaaaaaattggaaattggtGTCGTTCTTCAACCTTGGATTCAATTGGGTGTTGTGCTAGTTATCCCAATTGGATTTAGCACCAAAGTCGCCTTCTTGATAATTAATTTCAGGTGTGTTCACGTGTGTCTCTCGTTCTTAGCACCAATGTTGATGTTTTTCAAAATTGCACCACTTTGTGTATTTTTTCCACCGACCCATTGGAATTGAAGCGTGATATGGTGAATGGGTTAAGAAACCCATGTGTGTGGTGAAGAGAATCCCAATGTTGTGACAGTGTGATGcgtgaaaagaaaaaggaattgCAGTGGTAAGTGTGAACAAGAGACACACTGTGAGAGCGAGAGACAgatactgtaacaccccgttatcccaaaaattataataataataaataatatttaattacttGAAAAATTTCCGTTATTTTGTCAAGTTGGAAATTTTTCattattgatatttgattatgaGTTATTAAATGGTAAAGTGAATAAAAATTTCCAACTTGACGGGCTATTCCTAAAGGACctaatgaattattattattaattggaattttaggattttttttttatcccgtTGTGATATTTAACATTACTGAATGGTCTTATTTGAAAACAATTAGATGATGACAAAATTATCCAAGATCGGCATTACTTAGATCGggtttaaaaaatttatcattttcgtccattaaataatatttaattacttGAAAAATTTCCGTTATTTTGTCAAGTTGGAAATTTTTCattattgatatttgattatgaGTTATTAAATGGTAAAGTGAATAAAAATTTCCAACTTGACGGGCTATTCCTAAAGGACctaatgaattattattattaattggaattttaggattttttttttatcccatTGTGATATTTAACATTGTTGAATGGTCTTATTTGAAAACAATTAGATGATGACAAAATTATCCAAGATCGGCATTCCTTATTTCtattcaacaacatatgaatAGTTCCGTGATTTTGGCTaagtgattttttaatttttgccttgtaatgaatggaaaaaaaatggattgATATTGATCCGATCCGATTCATTATCCGCGATCAATCCTAAACCAGATGGGTCATTTCTTTTTCTGATATATGCAGTATTTGATTTTACTAAGTCAATTCTTAGAAAATACTCAATCAAACCGTTTGTACTTACTTCAACAAAGGAAGAGGGGGCCTCCTCAATAGAAGGACTTTTTTTGCCTTGATCCCAATTCAAGACTAAACAAGTCCGAACTAATTGAATCCTTGTGTCGGAAATTCCCCGAATGGATTTTCCATTTCCATAAAGAATATAATTGACAACTTTGAGTTCCAGATTATCCCTTTCCTGGAATAGATCTTGGGGAAAAAGTTTTATAAAATCGATACTGTGCGgtatttcatataaaattacaGGTcgaaccaaaacaaaatacttTTTCTTGGTAGTTGCGATCCATTGGACATAGAtccaattattaattttttttgatttcttacgttttttttttaccgttcCGGGTGGTATCAAGATAGAACTGTGTCGGGATATCTTATCCCTCTCTCCGGGAAAATGGATATTTccagaaaataattttaattcgattttttttttcttttctaatcgGACCAATCCGCCTACTCGACTTCTTATATTGAAAGTGATTGGTGTTCCTATTCCAACGAGACTATTATTCCGTACCATTATGGAAGAAGATTCGGGTAAAATATGCACTTCTTcgggaataaaaaaaaatcgatctACTTTGATTTGGTATTTTGGCTTTAATTCTTTGATTCCTCGATACTCAATGAAATCTTCTTTTTGAAAAACGGAATGAATTCCTATAGTTCTATATTTAGTAATTCCTGAATTCTGTCTTCTGTATTGAGGATCATCGAAATAAGCAAAAATACTATTTCTATGAAAAATACCATTGATAGGTATTTCAATGGAAACACCAAAAGGGCGCATTAGTTCGTTCTTTCGTTCTTGAATCGATTGGAATGGAATAAGAAATCGATTTCTTCGTCTTTTGgccaataaataaaaagtatcgTGAAAAATAGCAGGATACATTAAATGAGAATGATCCGTACATATCATTTGATTCAATATTGAATAATTGCTAATCCCCTTTTCTTTTGTACCAAAGGTCTTCAAACTTAATAATTTGAGTTTTACTTCATCATTACTTACTAAAAGATTagaaatatttctttttccaGTAGAAAGAGAATCAATGTTAATTTGATCTTGATCCTTGCGAAGTAAAAAATGGATTGTATCAGACCTGCACGACTTTTCTGATAAGATCCATAAATGACTTGTTTTTGGTAAGATATGTACATTACTATACAAAAATTCGGATGCATGGTACACATCGGTACTCCAATGCATTTCCCCTTCTGAGTCAGAATAAATATGTTTTCGAACCCTTTCTTTCAAATTAAAAGTAGATGTTCCCGCGCGGATCTCAGCAATCACTTGTTCTGATTTTACATATTGATCATTTTGAACTAATAGAAAACTTTTTGGTGGAATAATCACGTTATGTATAATATCGTCACTTTCAATAGTTACATACAAGTCTATATTACATATAAAAGCAGGATATCCATGAAGGGGTGTTTAactctgcacgttacccacggtcgagacaacattcaaacagaaggggtgagattcacaatcaacaataatagacataaaattcatcaattgaatctaacaccctattataatcaacatttcaatatttaaatatatttcgtgttcacatcaaattcatcataatcaactTCAACCAATTACGTAGAAAGTATCATTCAATCACCGACAATGACttatgcaatgacatgacaacaccactaagactcctcgacaaatgcaactagACACATGTATGTGGTcctaccatattcagggccgaagccctcaccgctgtttgaatggttaaagcattcatcaggacctaggtcctcaccgctttgaacaacaaggtgttctaggacataagtcctcccgctttgaacgacaaggcgttccagggcaaaATCCCTCCCGcttttatatgcttatgcaatggactccacttgtgtatatctacatacaactcaacaatgcatatatatgtatatgacttacaactccacaattcaacaacatgtatgattttaattaaatataacatacatcccagtcaacaacaaatcatcataatcaaccaata
It encodes:
- the LOC25490587 gene encoding coniferyl alcohol acyltransferase, with translation MGIGNGDNFIVSVTNEEVVAAVLPIQEHWLPLSNLDLLLPAVDVGVFFCYKNPMILTFESMVVSLKKALAKVLVSYYAFAGEVVSNSVGEPELLCNNRGVDFVEAVADVELQCLNFYNPDESVEGKFVPKKKHGVLAIQATSLKCGGIVVACTFDHRIADAYSTNMFLVSWAEMAHPVKPIKPTTITITNKPCFRRSLLSPRHPSFIHPSLDDMYIPISKLPPPSATATKPLLSRIYYVTAEELHRLQSLGASAKNGTTKPSKLESFSAYLWKLVAKAVTRDGSKMVIAKMGIVVDGRRRIANNSSDEDRGEALMTHYFGNVLSIPFGGKSVEELVDKPLGWVVDEVREFVSVATTEEHFLGLIDWVEAHRPVPGLAKIYSGGTNEGPAFVVSSGQRFPEDKVDFGWGKVVFASYHFPWGGEAGYVMPMPSPLRNGDWVVYMHLLKEQLDIIESEADHVFMPLTWDYLNQ